The DNA sequence TCTGTGGGTTTTCTGGGCGCGTTTACAACCTTTTCTACGCTGAGCCTTGAAACCCTGAATCTTATTAAGAGCGGAGAGATTATTGTAGCTGTGCTGAACGGTCTGGGAAGCATGCTCGTCGGACTGATTGCCGTCTGGCTTGGAATGAGCCTGACTCAGCTATTAATAAAATAAAGGAAGGGATCTCGATGGTAAAAATATCTGGTCAGGCTAGAAGAATCCGTATCTATATTGGAGAAGCCAGTAAATATAAAGGAGTATCCCTTTATCACACAATTGTCTTAAAGGCCAAAGAGCTGGGCCTGGCTGGTGCAACTGTCTTCAGGGGAATTGAAGGATTCGGCGCCAATACGAGAATAAAAACGTCGAGAATACTGGACCTTTCCAATGACCTTCCGATTGTTATTGAAGTGATAGACAGCGCCGAATATCTGCAGGACTTTCTGCTTTTTTTGGACGAGGTCGTCAACGAAGGATTAATAACCATAGAAGATTTGGAAGTCATGAAATATTTGCCAAAAAAATAAAGCCGTCTTAGCGGCTTTATTGATTTTGATCCAGCAGCAGGAGGTACCGGGCATAACGGGATTCCGAAGGCTCTTTTCGGCCTGAAGAATAGAAAGTGACCTGACCATGACCGTCCTCAGCAAAAAGTTTTCTTTCAGTCAGGATTTTTTTCAGATAATTGACGGTTCCCATACTTCCATCAATAATGTGCGTATCAGCAGGAAACAGTTCCTGCAGAATCCGCTTAAAATATGGAAAGTGTGTGCATCCTAAAACGACAGTACCATACTCGGTCAAATTATGAATGCCAAGTTTGCGATTCAGGTATTTCAGGATCTCATCTTTGTCAAAATAAAAATTTTCAGCATATTCAACAAGCTCCGGAAATGCTT is a window from the Dehalobacter sp. DCA genome containing:
- a CDS encoding DUF190 domain-containing protein; the protein is MVKISGQARRIRIYIGEASKYKGVSLYHTIVLKAKELGLAGATVFRGIEGFGANTRIKTSRILDLSNDLPIVIEVIDSAEYLQDFLLFLDEVVNEGLITIEDLEVMKYLPKK